Proteins co-encoded in one Acidobacteriota bacterium genomic window:
- a CDS encoding four helix bundle protein: MASSAGSGQGARRTGPALESTYRFVLWLVPTVEKFPRRQKFLLGDRLQATALDVLERLVEATYTRERRRRPAAANLGIEKLRFLCRLAKDLGHWDERRYEHAAAFSRRDRPADRRLAERG, encoded by the coding sequence ATGGCGTCATCAGCGGGAAGCGGGCAGGGCGCCCGGCGGACTGGACCGGCGTTGGAGTCGACGTACCGTTTCGTTCTGTGGCTGGTGCCGACGGTGGAGAAGTTCCCGCGGCGGCAGAAGTTCCTGCTCGGCGACCGGCTGCAGGCAACGGCCCTCGACGTGCTCGAGCGGCTGGTCGAGGCGACGTACACGCGCGAGCGTCGGCGGCGCCCGGCGGCGGCGAACCTGGGCATCGAGAAGCTGCGGTTCCTGTGCCGACTCGCGAAGGACCTCGGACACTGGGACGAGCGCCGCTACGAGCACGCGGCTGCGTTCTCTCGACGAGACCGGCCGGCTGATCGGCGGCTGGCGGAACGCGGATGA
- a CDS encoding DUF262 domain-containing protein, whose amino-acid sequence MKATEAKFIEFLKRSPQFVIPIYQRTYSWTERECRQLWDDILRTGNNDAIVAHFVGSIVYIEQGIYQVISPPALLVIDGQQRLTTVMLILEALARRVGDGEPVDGFSAKKIRNYYLLNPLEEGERGFKLLLTQTDRQSLLALVQQQPQPADPSLRITENFAFFEERVQAVGADLTTLCKGLAKLMIVDIALSRDQDNPQLIFESMNSTGRALSQADLIRNFVLMGLDPAQQTSLYEAHWRPMEIAFGQAAYGTHFDDFMRHYLTLNTRGAIPNVRAVYEAFKAHARSPEVAEAGVEALVADIHTYAGYYCAMALDKEPTKDLALAFRDLRELRVDVAFPFLLELYDDYARGRLLTDDFVRAVRLVEAYVFRRAVCGIPTNSLNKTFATFGRVLRKDRYLESIQAHMLTLPSYRRFPADEEFKRELSVRDLYNFSRRSYWLRRLENHGRKEHVPVDEYTIEHILPQNENLSAAWRESLGQEAQRVQETWLHTLGNLTLTGYNAEYSDRPFREKRDMQGGFKESPLRVNKGVGDLDTWNEATIQQRAKRLADQAAKVWEPPMLPADVLETYRPRAKRPGGYTLNDHVPLAAGSPMRLLFDEFRKEVLALDACVSEEILKLYVAYKAETNFVDVVPQQSRLRLSLNMHFRELHDPKKLAKDVTNLGRWGNGDVEVGLSEEEDMPYIMGLVRQAFEKQMGDAEGKA is encoded by the coding sequence GTGAAGGCTACCGAAGCCAAGTTCATCGAGTTCCTGAAGAGGTCGCCCCAGTTCGTGATCCCGATCTACCAGCGCACCTATAGCTGGACGGAGCGTGAGTGCCGTCAGCTCTGGGATGACATCTTGCGCACGGGCAACAACGACGCCATCGTGGCCCACTTCGTCGGCTCTATCGTCTACATCGAACAGGGGATCTATCAGGTCATCAGCCCGCCAGCGCTGCTCGTCATCGACGGTCAGCAGCGCCTGACGACCGTGATGCTCATCCTCGAAGCCTTGGCGAGGCGTGTGGGTGACGGGGAGCCTGTGGACGGATTCTCGGCCAAGAAAATCCGCAACTATTACCTCCTCAATCCACTGGAAGAAGGCGAGCGCGGCTTCAAGCTCCTCCTCACCCAGACGGACAGGCAGAGCCTGCTCGCCCTGGTGCAGCAGCAACCACAGCCAGCCGATCCCTCGCTCCGCATCACCGAGAACTTCGCCTTCTTTGAGGAGCGCGTGCAGGCGGTCGGGGCGGACCTCACGACGCTGTGCAAAGGCCTTGCAAAGCTCATGATCGTGGATATCGCCCTCAGCCGTGATCAGGACAACCCTCAACTCATCTTCGAGAGCATGAACTCGACCGGCCGAGCGCTGAGCCAAGCGGATTTGATACGCAACTTCGTTCTAATGGGCCTCGACCCCGCGCAGCAGACGTCCCTGTACGAGGCACACTGGCGACCAATGGAGATCGCCTTCGGCCAAGCGGCCTACGGCACCCACTTCGACGACTTCATGCGTCACTACTTGACGCTCAACACCAGGGGCGCTATCCCGAACGTCCGGGCCGTTTACGAGGCCTTCAAGGCGCACGCACGCTCGCCCGAGGTGGCAGAAGCCGGCGTGGAGGCTCTCGTCGCCGACATCCACACCTACGCTGGGTACTACTGCGCGATGGCGCTCGACAAGGAACCAACCAAGGACTTGGCGCTAGCGTTCCGGGACCTCCGTGAGCTGAGGGTGGACGTTGCCTTTCCCTTCCTTCTGGAACTCTACGACGACTACGCGCGGGGCCGGCTACTGACGGACGACTTCGTCCGGGCCGTGCGGCTGGTGGAGGCCTACGTGTTCCGCCGGGCGGTGTGTGGTATTCCTACCAACTCGCTGAACAAGACCTTCGCCACCTTCGGACGCGTACTGAGGAAGGACCGTTACCTTGAGAGCATTCAGGCGCACATGCTGACTCTGCCGTCGTACCGACGCTTTCCCGCCGACGAGGAGTTCAAGCGCGAGCTGTCGGTGCGAGACCTCTACAACTTTTCTCGTCGGAGCTATTGGCTGCGCCGGCTGGAAAACCATGGCCGCAAGGAACACGTCCCAGTGGACGAGTATACCATCGAACACATCCTGCCCCAGAACGAGAACCTCTCAGCGGCGTGGCGTGAGTCGCTCGGCCAGGAGGCCCAGCGCGTGCAGGAGACGTGGCTGCACACTCTCGGCAACCTCACCCTCACCGGCTACAACGCCGAGTACAGCGACCGGCCGTTCAGAGAGAAGCGGGACATGCAGGGCGGCTTCAAGGAGAGCCCGTTGCGCGTGAACAAGGGTGTCGGAGACTTGGACACGTGGAACGAAGCCACCATCCAGCAGCGCGCGAAGCGGCTCGCTGATCAAGCCGCGAAGGTGTGGGAGCCACCCATGCTCCCGGCCGACGTACTTGAGACTTACCGGCCGAGAGCCAAACGGCCCGGTGGCTACACGCTCAACGACCATGTGCCCCTGGCCGCGGGGAGCCCCATGCGGCTACTGTTCGATGAGTTCCGCAAGGAGGTTTTGGCGCTCGACGCCTGTGTCAGCGAGGAGATCCTGAAGCTCTACGTTGCTTACAAGGCCGAGACCAACTTCGTGGACGTGGTGCCCCAACAGAGCCGTCTCCGCCTATCGCTCAACATGCACTTCCGTGAGCTCCACGACCCAAAGAAACTCGCCAAGGATGTGACCAACCTCGGACGCTGGGGCAATGGCGACGTGGAGGTAGGCTTGAGCGAGGAGGAGGACATGCCCTACATTATGGGCCTCGTGCGGCAGGCGTTCGAGAAGCAGATGGGTGACGCCGAGGGCAAAGCGTAA
- a CDS encoding SUMF1/EgtB/PvdO family nonheme iron enzyme: MPTACLRIVCATAELRPGNCGRRVVRGGSWEDDAEYLRPGARYRIAADGRNGAQGFRVSRTLD; the protein is encoded by the coding sequence ATGCCCACCGCATGCTTGCGGATCGTGTGCGCCACAGCGGAGCTGCGGCCAGGAAATTGCGGCCGTCGTGTGGTTCGGGGCGGCTCCTGGGAAGACGATGCCGAGTACCTCCGGCCTGGCGCGCGCTACAGGATCGCCGCCGACGGCCGGAACGGCGCCCAGGGTTTTCGCGTGTCGAGGACGCTGGATTAA
- a CDS encoding IS1380 family transposase, with amino-acid sequence MPTATTATTSPTTRCTSCCSTETRFRVSAWHRSRPCRGSRTRSTAARSTAWRTSWRRGSSSAIAAVWTGRRGASPSTWTRRTTRRTGRSSTPCSTGTTTTGATCRCWPSCASTANPSNICARRCCGTARRSPPTGTVGLLSRLLPLVRRAFPRARILVRLDGGFASPAVFDFLEAQPRLDYVVAMAKNAVLLRHAEPAMLVARARTWRSDQTEHVYTETDEYRAGKWSHARRVVIKAEVVRLGDREPRDNPRFVVTNLRQTPRFIYEKVYCARGDVENRIKELKALQLDRTSCQKFSPNQLRVLLTAAAYVLMQELRLRAADTACARAQVPWLRDRLLKLGVQVVRSVRRIVLRLPRATPDLVAWRQIAFALGARTG; translated from the coding sequence ATCCCGACTGCAACGACGGCGACCACCTCGCCGACGACCCGGTGCACAAGCTGTTGCTCGACAGAGACCCGGTTTCGGGTGAGCGCCTGGCATCGCAGCCGACCCTGTCGCGGTTCGAGAACGCGTTCAACCGCTGCGCGCTCTACCGCATGGCGAACGAGTTGGCGACGCGGGTCATCGAGCGCCATCGCCGCCGTCTGGACGGGCAGGCGCGGTGCATCACCATCGACCTGGACCCGACGGACGACCCGACGCACGGGGCGCAGCAGTACACCCTGTTCAACGGGTACTACGACAACTGGTGCTACCTGCCGCTGCTGGCCTTCCTGCGCTTCGACCGCGAATCCGAGCAATATCTGTGCGCGGCGCTGCTGCGGCACGGCAAGGCGGTCGCCTCCGACGGGGACGGTCGGGCTGTTGTCGCGTTTGCTGCCGCTGGTGCGCCGGGCGTTTCCGCGGGCGCGCATTCTCGTTCGGCTCGACGGGGGCTTTGCCAGCCCGGCGGTCTTCGACTTCCTGGAGGCGCAGCCGCGGCTCGATTACGTGGTAGCGATGGCGAAGAACGCGGTCCTGCTGCGACACGCCGAGCCGGCCATGCTGGTGGCGCGGGCGCGCACTTGGCGCAGCGACCAGACCGAGCACGTCTACACCGAGACCGACGAGTATCGGGCCGGCAAATGGAGTCACGCGCGCCGCGTCGTGATCAAGGCCGAGGTCGTTCGCCTCGGGGACCGCGAGCCGCGGGACAACCCGCGCTTCGTGGTGACGAACCTGCGGCAGACGCCGCGCTTCATCTACGAGAAGGTCTACTGCGCGCGCGGCGACGTCGAGAACCGGATCAAGGAGCTGAAGGCCCTGCAGCTCGACCGCACGAGTTGCCAGAAGTTCTCACCGAACCAGTTGCGCGTCCTGCTGACGGCCGCCGCCTACGTGCTGATGCAGGAGTTGCGGTTGCGCGCTGCCGACACCGCGTGTGCCCGCGCACAGGTGCCTTGGCTGCGCGACCGGCTGCTGAAGCTCGGCGTCCAGGTGGTGCGCTCGGTGCGTCGCATCGTCCTGCGCCTGCCGCGCGCGACACCGGACTTGGTGGCGTGGCGACAGATCGCGTTCGCGCTCGGGGCGCGCACCGGATAG